Proteins co-encoded in one Quercus robur chromosome 8, dhQueRobu3.1, whole genome shotgun sequence genomic window:
- the LOC126696289 gene encoding uncharacterized protein LOC126696289, with amino-acid sequence MKRLGDNVYDNSSQFKRPFGSSPEDSYGQSQVPTGGEGGFGVNANLASYDDKDTLKSESTVEFLGPPQNKVEFQETISFVNKIKGTRTRHSIHIAELLQRKMWRVMLRAKAKEMKT; translated from the exons ATGAAGAGATTAGGAGACAACGTTTATGATAACTCTTCGCAATTCAAGAGACCCTTTGGTTCTTCTCCTGAAGACTC CTATGGGCAATCCCAAGTCCCAACGGGTGGAGAAGGAG GTTTTGGAGTGAATGCAAATTTGGCTTCTTATGATGACAAAGATACCTTAAAGAGTGAGTCAACAGTTGAATTTCTAGGTCCTCCACAAAATAAGGTTGAATTTCAAGAAACTATCAGCTTTGTGAACAAGATAAAG GGGACAAGAACGAGGCACTCCATACATATAGCAGAACTCTTGCAAAG AAAGATGTGGCGGGTGATGTTGAGGGCAAAGGCAAAGGAAATGAAGACCTAG